In Hahella sp. KA22, one genomic interval encodes:
- a CDS encoding DegT/DnrJ/EryC1/StrS aminotransferase family protein — translation MDIKFINLDRQYELIKQSVDENIKAVHSHGHYILGPEVAELEVKLADRAGVTHCIATSNGTDGLLVALMALGIGPGDEVIVPGFTFIAPVEAVCLLGAKPVFIDVEVGGCNIDVSKLEKGFSRNTKAIIAVSLYGACAEFDEINALAKKYGVPVIEDAAQSFGATYKNSKSCGLTDIAVTSFFPSKPLGCYGDGGAIFTNNDELAHIIRQITVHGQETRYCHTRLGVNARLDTIQAAILLAKLDVFDQEIEKRHELAMRYNELLDTCGAIELPQVPPHCKSVYAQFTVKLADRDRVADRMKASGAPTAVHYPLPAYKQPAYRQEGLSFPVSEMLAERVMSIPICPYMTSQEQLFVCETLVDAIKGS, via the coding sequence ATGGATATTAAGTTTATCAATTTAGATCGCCAGTATGAGCTCATAAAACAGAGCGTCGATGAAAATATCAAAGCAGTTCACTCGCACGGGCATTATATATTGGGCCCCGAAGTCGCCGAGCTGGAGGTCAAGCTGGCTGACCGTGCAGGCGTGACGCATTGTATTGCTACTTCTAATGGTACGGATGGACTTTTAGTAGCTTTAATGGCGCTTGGCATTGGCCCTGGAGATGAGGTCATTGTGCCTGGCTTTACTTTCATTGCGCCGGTTGAAGCAGTGTGTCTGCTTGGCGCGAAGCCTGTGTTTATCGATGTGGAAGTCGGCGGCTGCAATATAGATGTATCGAAACTGGAGAAAGGCTTCTCGCGCAATACTAAGGCGATAATCGCCGTCAGTCTCTATGGCGCTTGTGCTGAGTTTGATGAAATCAACGCCTTGGCGAAGAAGTATGGCGTTCCCGTTATTGAAGACGCCGCGCAAAGCTTTGGCGCAACATATAAAAATTCCAAGTCCTGCGGCCTTACTGATATCGCTGTAACCAGTTTCTTTCCGTCCAAGCCTCTCGGTTGTTACGGTGACGGCGGCGCTATATTTACGAACAATGATGAACTGGCTCATATCATTCGCCAAATAACCGTGCATGGACAAGAAACTCGCTATTGTCACACTCGTTTAGGGGTGAACGCGAGACTGGATACTATTCAGGCGGCTATATTACTGGCCAAGCTGGATGTATTTGATCAGGAAATCGAAAAGCGGCATGAACTCGCGATGAGATACAACGAGTTGCTGGATACATGTGGTGCAATTGAACTCCCTCAAGTTCCTCCACACTGTAAGTCTGTATATGCACAATTCACCGTTAAATTGGCGGATAGAGACCGCGTCGCTGATCGAATGAAAGCAAGTGGCGCGCCTACCGCTGTTCATTATCCATTGCCTGCATATAAGCAGCCTGCCTATCGGCAAGAAGGACTATCGTTCCCTGTAAGCGAGATGCTTGCTGAGCGTGTCATGAGTATTCCCATTTGTCCCTACATGACTTCGCAGGAACAGCTATTTGTATGTGAAACGCTGGTGGACGCGATTAAGGGTAGTTGA
- a CDS encoding Wzz/FepE/Etk N-terminal domain-containing protein, with protein MKEDKNDLQQKNFLYLVPSGSDSESAKVDFVKLFKQIWAGKWIILTVSFVFTLLSGYYAFSQPNYYKSVAFLSPAGVASGADSSLAGGLGGLASLAGIRLGGGGKNKAELALAILKSKRFIVSFAKKEAIVVPLIAGERWDPLSETLILNEKVYDASSNHWLPAAMQPGRDAPSDNLIYQKLFSRLTVAEDKRSGYVTISLQYYSPVLAKEWLEKLVSALNAEMKNKDIDDAQKNIEFLEAQAQRTDVIEVKRVIFDLIESEIRTAMLANAREDYIYEYIDPPTVPEMKSGPDRKLMVILGFMAGIIFGTIIVLISGLFKRKAVNLQSNS; from the coding sequence GTGAAAGAAGATAAGAATGATTTACAGCAAAAGAACTTTTTATATCTTGTCCCTTCTGGCTCGGATTCGGAGAGCGCGAAGGTTGATTTTGTAAAACTGTTTAAGCAAATCTGGGCTGGTAAGTGGATAATTTTAACAGTCTCCTTCGTCTTTACTTTGCTTTCAGGTTATTACGCATTTTCCCAGCCTAATTATTATAAGTCCGTTGCCTTTCTCTCTCCGGCCGGCGTCGCCAGTGGCGCAGACTCCTCTTTGGCGGGAGGACTTGGAGGCCTCGCCAGCCTGGCGGGAATTCGTCTGGGAGGCGGAGGTAAAAACAAAGCTGAGCTGGCGCTGGCGATTCTCAAGTCCAAACGATTCATCGTTTCTTTTGCAAAGAAAGAAGCGATTGTTGTGCCTTTGATAGCTGGCGAGAGGTGGGATCCTCTGTCCGAGACGCTTATTCTCAACGAAAAAGTATACGACGCTAGCTCAAACCATTGGTTGCCCGCGGCTATGCAGCCTGGTCGAGACGCGCCCTCCGACAACCTGATCTATCAGAAGCTGTTCTCCAGACTGACCGTGGCGGAAGATAAAAGGTCCGGTTACGTGACAATATCGCTGCAATATTATTCGCCAGTTCTCGCCAAAGAGTGGTTGGAGAAACTGGTTAGCGCATTGAATGCGGAAATGAAGAACAAAGATATTGATGACGCCCAGAAAAATATTGAGTTCCTGGAGGCGCAGGCTCAGCGAACGGATGTCATTGAGGTAAAGAGAGTTATATTTGATTTGATCGAATCGGAGATAAGGACAGCGATGCTTGCTAACGCCAGAGAGGACTATATATACGAATATATAGATCCGCCAACTGTTCCGGAAATGAAAAGCGGCCCGGATAGAAAACTTATGGTAATTCTCGGGTTCATGGCAGGGATTATATTTGGAACGATCATTGTATTGATTTCAGGACTATTTAAGAGAAAAGCGGTAAATCTCCAATCTAACTCATAA
- a CDS encoding NAD-dependent epimerase/dehydratase family protein, with protein MDLSGRKFLVIGGAGLIGSHTVDALLKEGVEEIIVYDNFVRGSYDNLSTALRDSRVKVYEVGGDILQTDILDSAMQGVDGVFHFAALWLLQCHEFPRSAFDVNVKGTFNVMEACIKAGVKRLVYSSSASVYGDAVEEPMTEDHPFNNKNFYGATKIAGEAMLRAMHHRYGLDYVGLRYMNVYGPRQDYQGAYIAVIMKMLDAIDRNEGPTILGDGSEAFDFVAVEDCAHANVCAMKASATDRFYNVGTGTRTSLKELAEKLLTLTDCKHGIQYAPRSQATLVRNRIGCPERAKKEIDFTARVDLDEGLRRLIEWRASHQREVALRRKKLAARGE; from the coding sequence ATGGATTTAAGCGGACGTAAGTTTTTGGTGATTGGCGGGGCAGGGTTAATTGGATCTCATACCGTTGACGCTCTATTAAAGGAAGGCGTGGAAGAAATCATTGTTTACGATAACTTCGTCAGAGGCAGCTACGACAACTTATCGACCGCATTAAGGGACAGCCGCGTTAAGGTTTATGAAGTTGGCGGCGATATTTTGCAGACGGATATTCTTGATTCAGCCATGCAAGGAGTGGATGGCGTTTTTCACTTCGCCGCCTTGTGGCTATTACAGTGTCATGAGTTCCCCAGATCTGCTTTTGATGTCAACGTAAAGGGAACCTTTAATGTGATGGAGGCCTGCATAAAAGCAGGCGTTAAAAGGCTGGTCTATTCCTCATCTGCGTCTGTATACGGTGATGCGGTTGAAGAGCCTATGACGGAAGATCATCCTTTTAATAATAAAAACTTTTACGGCGCCACCAAGATTGCCGGAGAGGCGATGCTGAGAGCCATGCATCATCGATACGGGCTAGATTACGTCGGGCTCAGGTACATGAATGTTTATGGTCCCAGACAGGATTATCAGGGGGCGTACATCGCCGTCATTATGAAGATGCTTGACGCTATTGACCGCAACGAAGGACCTACCATTTTAGGCGACGGCTCTGAAGCGTTCGACTTTGTCGCGGTAGAGGACTGCGCTCATGCAAATGTCTGCGCAATGAAAGCCAGCGCGACGGATCGGTTTTATAACGTGGGTACGGGAACGCGTACGAGTCTGAAAGAGTTGGCTGAAAAGCTCTTGACGCTGACTGACTGTAAACATGGTATTCAATATGCGCCGCGCAGTCAGGCGACGTTGGTGAGAAACCGTATTGGTTGTCCGGAGAGAGCGAAAAAAGAAATAGATTTCACTGCAAGAGTGGACCTTGATGAGGGGCTTAGAAGATTGATCGAGTGGCGCGCGTCTCATCAAAGAGAAGTGGCGCTGCGACGCAAGAAACTAGCCGCAAGAGGTGAGTAA
- a CDS encoding DegT/DnrJ/EryC1/StrS aminotransferase family protein, translated as MSDRKIQISLPSIGEEEWLACKDPLMSGWVTQGPKVALFEKAFAERHGVKHAIAVTSCTTALHLALVGLGIKAGDEVIVPAFTWVATANVVLYCGATPVLVDVDPKTFNIDIEQARARVTEKTRAVIAVHLFGRCADVDALREALPHNVAIVEDAACAAGAELAEGRCAGGLGDVAAFSFHPRKSITTGEGGMVTTNDSVLAERMLQARNHGASISEEQRHAGPRPYLLPEFNLLGFNYRMTDIQGAIGVVQLGKLDELLTEREHWAAWYSEQLADIDCIRTPAPSPSGRHGWQAYVLYIDLDKSPVARNELMSALEELGVSTRPGTHAVHMLGYYKNEYHYQDEDFPNARDCNNQTMAIPLHNRMQADDYQFVVQCIRRIICG; from the coding sequence ATGAGTGATCGTAAGATTCAGATATCTCTTCCCAGTATTGGCGAAGAAGAATGGCTGGCATGTAAAGATCCTTTAATGAGCGGATGGGTGACCCAGGGACCTAAAGTTGCTTTGTTTGAGAAAGCGTTTGCGGAGCGTCATGGCGTAAAACACGCGATTGCCGTGACATCCTGCACCACTGCGCTGCATTTGGCGTTAGTGGGTTTGGGAATAAAGGCTGGCGATGAGGTAATCGTGCCAGCGTTTACCTGGGTAGCCACGGCGAATGTGGTTCTGTACTGCGGGGCTACGCCGGTTCTCGTTGATGTGGACCCGAAGACTTTCAATATAGATATAGAGCAAGCGCGAGCACGAGTGACTGAAAAAACGCGTGCAGTCATCGCGGTTCATTTATTTGGACGGTGCGCGGATGTCGACGCCCTGAGGGAAGCGCTCCCTCACAACGTCGCTATTGTTGAAGACGCTGCCTGCGCCGCAGGGGCTGAACTGGCGGAAGGTCGGTGTGCAGGAGGACTGGGAGATGTCGCCGCGTTTTCCTTCCACCCCCGTAAGTCTATTACTACGGGCGAGGGAGGCATGGTGACGACCAATGACTCGGTCCTCGCCGAACGTATGCTGCAAGCAAGAAATCATGGAGCCTCGATTTCAGAGGAGCAGCGCCACGCTGGACCGAGACCCTACCTGTTGCCAGAGTTTAATCTGCTGGGCTTCAACTATCGTATGACGGATATCCAGGGCGCCATTGGCGTGGTTCAGTTGGGCAAGCTCGATGAATTGCTGACAGAGAGGGAACACTGGGCGGCATGGTATAGCGAACAACTTGCGGATATTGACTGCATACGTACGCCAGCGCCCTCTCCCTCAGGGCGTCATGGCTGGCAGGCATACGTTCTGTATATTGATCTTGATAAGTCTCCCGTAGCCAGAAATGAGCTGATGTCGGCGCTGGAAGAGCTTGGCGTTTCCACGCGACCTGGCACTCATGCGGTGCATATGCTTGGTTATTATAAAAACGAATATCACTATCAGGATGAGGATTTCCCCAACGCCAGGGATTGCAATAACCAGACTATGGCGATTCCTCTCCATAACAGGATGCAGGCCGATGATTATCAATTCGTCGTGCAGTGCATAAGACGGATTATCTGCGGCTAG
- the asnB gene encoding asparagine synthase (glutamine-hydrolyzing): MCGITGFIHLDNSPASPVWLKRMTDAIAHRGPDGEGAWVENNVAIGHRRLAILDLSPAGRQPMISADHRFVLSYNGEIYNFRELRADLEAEGYWFRSNTDSEVVLNAIAAWGVEAITRFNGMFAFALWDRKEKRMLLARDRYGVKPLYYSFQNGIFYFGSEQKAITAANDYRRKIDKEGLLEYFTFQNFFTDRTLLQGMKMVPAGSYAWIDPSPSNAKLDFYSYWDFSFQEPAARSSFREYQEELDRLFRQAVNRQLVADVELGSYLSGGMDSGSIAALAAQNFNNLKTFTCGFDLSSASGIELGFDERAQAEAISALIKSEHYEMVLKAGDMERALPRMAHHLEEPRVGQSYPNFYVAQLASKFVKVVLSGVGGDELFGGYPWRYYRAASCNNFDQYIDNYYQFWHRLIPNKIIHKLFAPILDEVKNVWTRDIFRDVFKYKPNKLNTAEEYINHSLYFEAKTFMHGVLVVEDKLSMAHGLETRVPFLDNDLVDFAMRCPVDMKLSNINEIVRLNENEPGNKQLNYFQKTKDGKRILRESMRSYIPEEVTEAIKKGFSAPDASWFKGDSMEYVKRKLLSGRPHIYEFMDEKVLRELVEEHLQGKQNRRLLIWSLLNVEQWLSELYV, encoded by the coding sequence ATGTGCGGAATTACAGGGTTTATCCACTTAGATAACTCGCCGGCGTCGCCTGTCTGGTTGAAAAGGATGACGGACGCCATCGCTCACCGGGGGCCGGATGGCGAGGGAGCCTGGGTGGAGAACAATGTGGCGATTGGCCATCGGCGACTGGCGATTTTGGATTTGTCTCCCGCTGGTCGCCAGCCGATGATCAGCGCGGATCACCGCTTCGTCCTTTCCTATAATGGTGAGATATACAACTTTAGGGAATTGCGAGCAGATTTAGAGGCGGAAGGGTACTGGTTCCGCTCCAACACAGACAGTGAAGTAGTGTTGAATGCGATCGCCGCCTGGGGCGTGGAGGCGATTACGCGGTTCAATGGCATGTTCGCGTTTGCGCTTTGGGATAGAAAAGAAAAGCGTATGTTGCTGGCCAGGGATCGGTATGGCGTTAAGCCGCTTTATTATTCCTTTCAAAACGGTATTTTCTACTTCGGCTCTGAGCAAAAAGCGATTACCGCTGCGAATGATTATCGCAGAAAGATCGATAAAGAAGGGCTGCTGGAGTATTTTACTTTTCAGAATTTCTTTACCGACCGTACATTGCTGCAAGGCATGAAAATGGTTCCGGCGGGAAGTTACGCGTGGATTGACCCCTCACCAAGTAACGCCAAGCTTGATTTCTATTCATACTGGGACTTTTCCTTTCAGGAGCCTGCCGCCAGATCCTCTTTTAGAGAGTATCAGGAAGAGTTGGACAGACTTTTCCGCCAGGCCGTCAACAGGCAGTTGGTCGCTGACGTCGAGCTGGGGAGTTACTTAAGCGGAGGCATGGATTCTGGGTCCATAGCCGCTCTTGCCGCCCAGAACTTCAATAATCTTAAAACGTTTACCTGTGGCTTTGATCTAAGCTCTGCATCCGGCATCGAGCTGGGCTTCGATGAGAGGGCTCAGGCTGAGGCGATTTCAGCTCTGATCAAATCAGAGCACTATGAAATGGTTTTGAAGGCGGGAGACATGGAGCGCGCGTTACCGAGGATGGCGCACCATTTAGAAGAACCCCGAGTAGGGCAGAGCTATCCGAATTTTTATGTAGCCCAACTGGCCAGTAAATTCGTCAAGGTGGTTCTCTCCGGCGTTGGCGGAGATGAGCTATTTGGAGGATATCCATGGCGGTATTACAGAGCGGCCAGCTGCAACAACTTTGATCAATATATTGATAATTACTACCAGTTCTGGCACCGCCTGATTCCAAACAAAATAATACACAAGCTGTTCGCGCCTATCCTGGATGAAGTGAAAAATGTATGGACACGCGATATTTTCAGGGATGTCTTCAAATATAAGCCGAACAAACTAAATACTGCGGAAGAATATATTAATCACTCTCTTTATTTTGAAGCCAAAACCTTTATGCATGGCGTATTGGTGGTGGAAGATAAGTTGAGCATGGCTCATGGTCTTGAGACAAGAGTTCCATTTCTGGATAACGATCTGGTTGATTTCGCCATGCGCTGCCCGGTAGATATGAAACTCAGCAATATCAATGAGATAGTCAGGCTTAATGAGAACGAACCTGGCAATAAGCAGCTTAATTACTTTCAGAAAACGAAGGACGGGAAGCGCATCTTAAGGGAATCCATGAGGAGCTATATCCCTGAAGAAGTAACGGAAGCGATTAAGAAAGGGTTTTCAGCGCCCGACGCGTCATGGTTTAAAGGGGACAGTATGGAGTATGTCAAACGCAAGCTGCTCTCTGGTCGCCCACATATATACGAGTTTATGGATGAAAAAGTGCTCCGTGAACTTGTTGAAGAACATCTGCAGGGCAAGCAAAACAGAAGGTTATTAATCTGGTCTCTCTTGAACGTAGAGCAATGGTTGAGCGAACTCTATGTTTGA
- a CDS encoding DapH/DapD/GlmU-related protein codes for MFDDLFTSLKQLWFDKRRLLNSKYRRTLPFSEYIVDRWEKAKELGFESEVSVYDSSYIFGDVTVGKSTWIGPFTILDGSGGQLSIGSYCSISAGVQIYTHDTVKWATSGGKEGYERAATSIGDHCYIGPYTVIAKGVTVGDRCVIGAHSLVLQDIPAGSRAHGAPCRIVGAV; via the coding sequence ATGTTTGATGATCTATTCACTTCACTTAAACAACTTTGGTTCGATAAACGTAGGTTGTTGAACTCCAAATATCGTCGGACGCTGCCTTTCTCTGAATATATTGTGGATCGTTGGGAGAAAGCCAAGGAACTGGGTTTTGAGAGCGAGGTTTCCGTCTATGACAGCTCTTATATATTTGGAGATGTAACCGTAGGAAAGTCCACATGGATAGGGCCGTTTACCATATTGGACGGCTCTGGCGGACAGCTCTCTATCGGCTCGTATTGCTCCATCTCAGCAGGGGTGCAGATTTATACCCATGACACGGTCAAATGGGCGACCAGCGGAGGCAAAGAAGGTTATGAACGTGCTGCGACCTCCATTGGCGACCATTGTTATATCGGGCCATATACAGTGATTGCAAAAGGGGTCACGGTCGGTGATCGATGTGTCATTGGCGCGCACAGTCTGGTTTTACAGGATATTCCTGCTGGCAGTAGGGCGCATGGCGCGCCTTGCCGTATCGTCGGCGCTGTCTGA
- a CDS encoding ABC transporter ATP-binding protein has product MALLLPLLSIIGVNDAGGAGLLQSMMEDFLGFLGMDASIIGVLSVVIFMFALQALILTLQTWHTADLQRCYGAHWQQRLFKAFILAHWEFISHRKQGVLIKSITTETLRLSGAFMVMAQISSSVVVILVYVVVAAFLSWKITMALIGLAAVLFLVVKKVTIKNYKIGTNISNCNSRLMVQVSEYISGAKLVKSTGSEPLAIEEINEVTEELRWNHTLATFIPGVTRNIFEFASIAALCLILVTGHIYFQTPAAYMLLILGLFVRLLPRFNSLQQNVQLLGSYLPALLELKALCEEADEQREAQALEGAEGVRTPSGPLSLVNVSAGYGGRRLIQGVGFSAPERGFIGVVGESGAGKSTLVHTILGLSQLYGGDIRIGESSIHQVPPALWRKAIGYVPQETILFHRTIRENIAWSAKGARDEDIVQAAKKANAHTFIESLPDGYDTIVGDQGVRLSGGQRQRLGIARALLSHPQILLLDEATSALDSASEQVILGTLEQLRDELCIISIAHRLSTVRNADQIIVMGEGQVIETGCWTTLMSDGGSLYQLACKQHMVSLS; this is encoded by the coding sequence ATGGCGCTGTTGTTGCCGCTTTTGTCGATCATTGGCGTTAATGATGCCGGGGGGGCTGGTCTGCTGCAGTCGATGATGGAAGATTTTCTGGGTTTTCTTGGAATGGACGCCTCAATAATAGGCGTATTGTCAGTCGTTATTTTTATGTTCGCGTTGCAGGCGTTAATTCTCACTTTGCAAACGTGGCATACGGCTGATTTGCAGCGTTGCTATGGCGCGCATTGGCAGCAACGCTTGTTCAAGGCGTTTATTCTGGCTCATTGGGAGTTTATCTCGCACAGGAAGCAAGGGGTGTTAATCAAGTCCATCACCACCGAAACCTTGCGTTTGAGCGGCGCATTTATGGTGATGGCGCAAATATCTTCATCTGTCGTTGTCATTCTTGTCTATGTCGTTGTCGCCGCGTTTCTTTCCTGGAAGATAACAATGGCTTTAATTGGACTGGCCGCAGTGCTTTTTCTGGTGGTCAAAAAAGTCACTATCAAGAATTACAAGATTGGAACGAATATTAGTAACTGTAACAGCCGTCTCATGGTGCAGGTATCTGAATATATCTCAGGCGCGAAACTCGTGAAATCAACAGGGTCGGAACCATTGGCGATTGAGGAGATTAACGAGGTTACGGAGGAGTTAAGGTGGAATCATACATTGGCGACGTTTATCCCCGGCGTCACCAGGAATATTTTTGAGTTTGCATCCATCGCCGCACTTTGCCTGATTCTTGTAACTGGCCATATCTACTTTCAAACGCCTGCAGCATATATGTTGCTCATACTTGGTTTGTTTGTAAGGCTGCTGCCGAGATTTAACTCGTTACAACAGAATGTACAGCTACTGGGTTCATATCTACCTGCTTTGCTTGAGTTGAAAGCGTTGTGCGAGGAAGCGGATGAGCAGCGGGAAGCGCAGGCGCTTGAAGGCGCTGAAGGTGTGCGAACTCCAAGCGGCCCGCTGTCTCTTGTTAATGTCAGCGCTGGCTATGGCGGGCGTCGACTCATACAAGGCGTGGGGTTCTCTGCTCCAGAGAGAGGCTTTATCGGCGTAGTCGGAGAGTCAGGCGCGGGGAAATCAACGCTCGTGCATACAATTTTGGGGCTTAGCCAACTGTACGGTGGAGACATTCGCATTGGTGAATCCTCCATTCATCAGGTTCCACCTGCCCTGTGGCGCAAAGCGATTGGATACGTGCCCCAGGAAACAATCTTGTTTCACCGGACGATCAGGGAAAATATTGCCTGGAGCGCTAAGGGCGCAAGGGATGAAGACATTGTGCAGGCGGCGAAAAAAGCGAATGCGCATACCTTCATAGAAAGCCTGCCTGATGGCTATGACACGATAGTCGGCGACCAAGGCGTGCGCTTGTCTGGCGGGCAGCGTCAGCGCTTGGGCATCGCCAGGGCTTTGCTATCCCACCCGCAAATATTGCTGTTGGACGAGGCGACCAGTGCTCTGGATTCGGCGTCTGAGCAAGTCATTCTTGGCACGCTGGAGCAACTTCGAGATGAACTATGCATTATTTCCATTGCTCACCGTCTATCCACGGTCAGAAATGCTGATCAAATTATCGTGATGGGGGAGGGGCAGGTTATTGAGACAGGCTGTTGGACGACACTGATGTCGGACGGTGGGTCGTTATATCAGTTGGCATGTAAGCAACACATGGTTTCATTATCATGA
- a CDS encoding WbqC family protein: MTRSKDECAVVSGHQPNFFPWFGYFEKMAKSDVFVFSDDVKYPKQCYVNRVTIPVGGGSAYLTLPVSKGNDQRIADKKYVKSEKELNKILKTINLNLSGMPYSHELAPICEELASIYFLYSSVAEINIHMNMYIASLLGIDVEFKKGTELGLEAFHKNERLIRRCEVLGSSVYLSGQGADGYQDESLLNQAGIELRKVEYDIGKALLGPDLQHSILVAIARKGAACLKQAIRAQTVGLRNESSIY; the protein is encoded by the coding sequence ATGACGCGAAGCAAAGATGAATGTGCAGTCGTCAGCGGGCACCAGCCTAACTTTTTTCCTTGGTTTGGATACTTTGAAAAAATGGCGAAGAGCGATGTCTTTGTTTTTTCAGATGACGTCAAGTATCCCAAACAGTGTTATGTAAACAGAGTCACTATTCCTGTTGGCGGCGGCTCTGCCTACTTAACTCTCCCGGTGAGCAAAGGCAATGATCAAAGGATCGCTGACAAGAAATATGTTAAATCGGAAAAAGAGCTTAACAAAATACTGAAAACTATAAATCTTAATCTCTCTGGTATGCCGTATAGTCATGAGCTGGCGCCTATTTGCGAAGAGCTTGCGTCCATCTACTTTCTTTATTCCTCTGTTGCAGAAATCAATATACACATGAATATGTATATTGCTTCTTTATTAGGAATAGACGTGGAGTTCAAGAAAGGGACAGAACTCGGACTGGAGGCATTTCATAAAAATGAACGCTTGATTCGTCGCTGCGAAGTGCTTGGATCGAGCGTGTATCTAAGCGGTCAAGGAGCAGATGGATATCAGGATGAGAGCTTACTTAATCAGGCGGGTATAGAGCTTAGGAAAGTGGAGTACGACATAGGAAAAGCGTTGCTTGGTCCTGATCTGCAACACTCAATACTTGTCGCCATTGCGAGAAAGGGGGCGGCATGTTTGAAACAGGCAATTCGAGCGCAAACGGTGGGGCTGCGAAATGAAAGCTCTATATATTGA
- a CDS encoding glycosyltransferase, with product MNPTASLMPALIAEIAPDSDFYGPGFVSEEALERGLLRWIDESGPYDAVFVGPWCPVFVDDINEPADRLVAFLQRSVAKDFKLRCVDGFIKDIKTNIGKAQAPVKLVSTLSFDYYAATQEQIDRLLAQGLTVVGPNHQFIQPLSELPAFAQQEKHYIKKANRLSDAWYDFAVSQPERFITALHYIAHNEFSYLPLSDRRYDSSIPGIDYYLRKQASEKLSRSSFKLAPKHYFNFFRLANKLGAPVYSKHIPLKLFNELFHRSLGSTKFVYTAKGGFGMPIRKFFEIPAAGAVLLCTPCIGYGDAGFRHGEHYLETAPEELPDRLAQLIHDPHAQQIANAGRKLVAAQHSLAARAKQIRMCIEAILAKQYMGSTWSDGQFLIHRKRSEKICAA from the coding sequence ATGAATCCAACCGCCAGTTTGATGCCGGCGCTTATTGCCGAAATTGCTCCGGATTCAGACTTTTACGGGCCGGGTTTTGTCTCGGAAGAGGCGCTTGAGCGAGGCCTGTTGCGATGGATTGATGAGTCTGGCCCCTATGATGCGGTATTTGTAGGACCATGGTGTCCGGTCTTTGTCGATGACATCAATGAGCCTGCAGATAGATTGGTCGCCTTCCTGCAACGGAGTGTGGCGAAAGATTTCAAGCTTAGATGCGTTGACGGTTTTATCAAAGATATCAAAACGAATATTGGGAAAGCGCAGGCGCCGGTGAAGTTGGTGTCGACGCTATCGTTTGACTATTACGCAGCGACGCAGGAGCAAATTGATCGATTGTTGGCGCAAGGATTGACAGTAGTGGGTCCCAATCATCAATTTATTCAGCCGCTATCTGAGCTTCCCGCCTTCGCTCAACAGGAAAAACACTATATTAAAAAAGCCAACCGATTATCCGATGCCTGGTATGACTTTGCTGTTTCGCAGCCTGAACGCTTTATTACCGCGCTACACTATATCGCTCACAACGAGTTCTCCTATCTTCCGCTAAGCGACCGGCGCTATGACTCATCGATTCCTGGTATTGATTACTATCTAAGAAAACAGGCCAGCGAAAAGCTGAGCCGCTCCAGCTTTAAGCTGGCGCCTAAGCATTATTTTAACTTCTTCAGGCTCGCCAATAAGCTGGGTGCGCCTGTCTACTCGAAACATATACCGCTAAAACTATTCAATGAGCTCTTTCACCGAAGCTTGGGCTCCACCAAATTTGTCTATACGGCTAAGGGTGGATTTGGCATGCCAATTCGGAAGTTTTTTGAGATTCCCGCCGCAGGAGCGGTTTTGTTATGTACGCCTTGTATTGGGTATGGCGATGCCGGGTTTAGGCATGGGGAGCACTATCTGGAAACAGCGCCGGAAGAACTCCCTGATCGTTTGGCGCAGCTTATCCATGATCCTCATGCACAACAGATCGCCAATGCGGGACGGAAGTTAGTCGCCGCACAGCATTCTCTGGCCGCGAGAGCAAAGCAAATAAGGATGTGTATCGAAGCCATACTGGCCAAGCAATATATGGGGTCAACCTGGAGCGACGGTCAATTTCTGATTCATCGGAAACGCAGCGAGAAGATATGTGCGGCTTAA